In Theileria equi strain WA chromosome 3, complete sequence, the genomic window CACGGAAAGATAATGATGATGTGACATTGGACTTTACCGCTAATGAACCAAATAATAACATAGAATCTTCTGATGGTATTCCTGGAACTATAAAATACACGGGTAAAAACGCAAGAATCACTAGCCTAGCTGGACATGGTTTTCATATTTCTCTCGACTCCAATAAAGTAGTAGATAATGTTTTTTGTGCTTCTCCATTCGATGGAAACATTACTGTTAACTATGAGGATTCAACATATGATCAATATATATTGACGAGGGAGGGATTTCAGAGAAACGATGGCACTAACGATAGTAGTCAAAATACTCCGAATAGCACTAATGGAAAAAGTATCACACATGGCGACCAAAAGAGTATCACAGATGGTAGCCAGGATACCCTCCCAGATGTAGCAGAGGCTTCTGAAGCCCGGGAAAAAAATAAGTTGATTCTATCTATCGGTAGCTCTGATACTTCTGGCATTCAAAAAAAAAGTGTGGGTAATATAGATTGTTACAGAGCAGAGAATCCAAGTGGTAATATTATATATAAGGTAGAAGTTAGTGGAAAGCAACGTGACTTGGGTGATAACTATGCAGACTGTGTTGTTTGCACACTTAGAGAAAATAACAAGGTTGCAATTTTAATCGCACAAAAGCAGCTAAGCTATGATTGGCGCCAGTATACACTTGTATATTCTGATGGCTCTATAAAACGTGATGTAACTTTAAAAGTCAAGTTTTCATCCGTAAATTTTGAAGAGTTGTTCATCCAATCAGAGCCAGAAGTTAGAAACAATGACACAAAATGCAACATATTACATAATGGATCTCAAGCTGAATTTACGAGCAACTCAGATAAAGAATTTGTATTGGAAACACAAGACAAAAGTGGTACTAAAGCTATTGATATTAAATTCCAAGAACCATTCAGATTCCCCCAGGAAATGGATTTGCAATCGATAAGATCAAGAACTGCTGAGAACAATGTCACGCATGTCTACAGCTTTAAAAACGGGCCAATCCTTCTAAACGAAAAATATTCTTCTAATATGGGTAGCTCTTTTAAAAATCTTTTTTACGGGTATGGTGATTTCAACATCAAAACGTCGTGTGAATACTTCAATCTCGATTCCGGAAAAAAGCCGGATGTTCTGTTTCTAGATACAATAACTATAAATGCGTCAACTATTGGTTTGGACGTTTACCACTACAATGCATTTCAAGTTATTGGAATCAAGAAACGGGATGTGCCAACTCTGCTAGTTTTACCTAATGtagaaatatttttggatgCTACTGAAACACATGATTTAGTGGTGTGCAACAGTGGAAACAATGTACATTTATCGCTAACAACGTCAGTTGATGGACAGATCAAGCACTATCTCATTGCCAATGAAACCACAAGGACAAAGTATTTTGgtattaaaaatgtagttgATATGGATTAAATCCATTACTTTAAGCACTATAGTTTTAAAAGTATTTTAAGTATGTTACGCTAGTCAGTGTATATGGCAAGTGTGTTACCCTGGGGAACCTGTGGAGCCCTCTCACCTATTTAGTTCACGCAAATCTCGGGCAGAACCATGTTATTATAATATTATGGCTATTTTGTAGTTTTATGCGGTATTTGTGGTCGACCTTCCTAAGTACTATATATTATAATACTCTAATAATATGGGAAGAGACGAAACGAAAAACCAAcaaaataatgaagaaaacATAGATTTAGAGATTAAGGTATCGTATAATACTAACTTTCATCATATCAATTTTCCATAATAGCGCATAGTCGACATACCCCTTTACAGGACGGATTCCTTGATTTATTGTATGAAAGTGAATCTGTTTCCGGAAACAATAATGTAGACAACTTAGAGCAAACACAAATTTCAAGGAATCTGGAAACATCCAGAGATTCTTTGTCTGATAGGGAAAATCGCCTCTATTCAAATGAGAATTGGTCAGATTTTAGAATATGCCGATCCATATTACTGGTTTGTTGAATTGATATGTTTATTTGTGATTTTAGGCCATATCTGATCTGGAATTTACACGTCCAACCATAATACAAAGCAGGGTAATTCCTATAGCCCTGGAAGGAAAGGACATCCTAGCGACCGCTGAAACCGGTATCTTAAAATTCAACGTATAATATATTAATACAGGATCGGGGAAAACTGCCGCTTTTATAATACCTATGTTACAAAGACTTGTCCTATCTAATGTCTTGACGCCAAAAAATGTTAGCTTTTTCTTTAGccaaatattttttagggtaaatttggatttaGAAACTCTACAAAAGATGTAACAAAAGCATTGGTATTGCTTCCAACTAGGGAACTCGCTGCACAATGTTATGATGTACTTAAGGCTTTAACAAGATTTTTGAATATTAACGATATTCTGGTTTGTATTCagtatatttaaaaatattcagCTAACTGGGGGTATACCAATAAAAGAGCAAGAGACCAAATTAAGTCGTATTCCTAATGTTATAATTAGTACTCCTGGAAGAGCCTTGGATATTCTTTTAAACTCCGGCGTatgtaaaattttgtaataATATAAACTAACAGCGAATTCATTTGGATTCTGTCGAGATTGTAATACTGGATGAAGCAGACAGACTATTGGAAATGGGATTTAGAGATGAGGTAATGTATATAATgaggaatataaaatgttaCAGTGCGTAAACATTCTAAAGTTTTGCAACAAAAATCGTCAAACCATGTTGTTTAGTGCTACATTGACTGAAGAAACTAAGGACCTCGTAAATTTGTCCCTAGTAAACCCAATCTAtataaagatggaggaatCGACCAAAGTCTCTAAAACCCTTAATTTCGAAGCAATTATGATACCTAGCGATGAATTACGCGAAGCTTGTGTACTTTATCTCTGTGAAACGCAATGTAAATCCAAGTGTATACTATTTTTTCAGGTATCTTAATAAAAAAACTTATATAACTCCGTTCAGACGAAGAAGTCAGCTCATAGAATGGCCCTGATATTTAAATTACTAAACATGTCATGTGGTGAATTGCATGGTGATCTATCGCAATTGAAAAGATTTGAATCAGTTCAAAAGTATCCTATGTATTACATCTAATAGTGGATATACAGATTTAGAAATGGCGAGGTTGATTATTTGCTAGCCAGTGAACTGGCAGCCCGTGGTTTAGATATCCCTGGAATTGATACTGTTATTAATGTTCATTTGCCTACCGATGTAGTAAGGTATACCATAGCCAAATCTATGGATTGACGAAATAATAGGTACATACATAGAGTTGGACGCACAGCAAGGATGGGATCCCATGGAAAAGCTATTTCAGTTTATATAGAAGAGGAGAAAGCGAAAATGAAGGTCCTTCTAAAAAAGACGTCTAATATTGATAAAAACCTTGGAAAGTATAAAAGAAGGGTACCTCTCGGTGTACTTAAAAAATATTCGGAGAAAATAGAGGCCTTTGAAGATCAAATTAATGAAATCTTGATTAATGAAAGAAtagaaaaggaaatacgTCTATGCGATAACTCACTTAAGAGTGCTAAGGATGACAATGCAACAGGTTTGGAAGCATTAAATGACTTAATAACGGTATTATAGGGAAAAGACAATGGTTCCGATCACTAAAGGATAAGAAAATAGCATCAAAAATAGAATTTGCTGAGACAAAACAGAAAACGGCAAATTATATTGCTGATGAACATAAATCAAAAGTTAATACAAATAAAAAGGCCGTTAAAAAAAACAATAAATCCAAGAAAAAATAACCTTACGGTTAAACAACGGTTCCCAGGAGTATTCCAGACAACACTCCGGGGTATTCTGACTACTCATATAAGCTATGAACTATCAAATATATATTGAAATATAGTGTGTAATATCCATTTATTGTGTTACCAGAGAATTAAATTGCGGAACTTGCCACGAAAATTAAAACTCTGGAAAATGGTGCTGTTCGATCCACAAACAAGGGAAGGTTACGCCAAGTTGTATGGCACAGTCAATGTTTGTAATTATTGTGGATTTGGCATTTTAAATTATTTTTATCGGCATAACCCACAGCTTAGTAGAGACTTTACCTGGAATTTTGGACAACATGGCACTCGCAAGAAGACGTGCTTACGAGTATTCTACATCTGTAGACTTTGCATCTTTTTTATCTGTAGTTTAGATGTTATAGTAATTCTAGGAACTGGTTTTCATGAGACCATTCTGAAGTGAATTATGAAGGCCAGCTAATAGTCCCAGCTAAATTATCtgaatttaaatatatataACGCACATATTGGCtgtgaaaatgaaaaacaaTTTACCCCTCTCATCTGAAGATGGAGCAAAATCTCCATTTAAGAATCAATATACTAATGGCAATATGGAAAAGAGCAAGGATATTCCATCTCAATTTAATCCAAGTTTAAGTTCAAGGGAGATGAAAAAGATCAAATACTATGAGGATATGTTTGCCAAAATGGCACATGAAAATAAGAGTGGACTGAATTCTAACAATTCGTTGGGCCAATCTTTATTCAAGAGCAGTTCGAGTAAATCCATGCGTTTAAAAGGATCTGAAAAAAAATCTTTACCTGAACCTAAGGATCATACGTCTAACAATCATCAAG contains:
- a CDS encoding DEAD box ATP-dependent RNA helicase family member protein (encoded by transcript BEWA_010330A), which codes for MGRDETKNQQNNEENIDLEIKDGFLDLLYESESVSGNNNVDNLEQTQISRNLETSRDSLSDRENRLYSNENWSDFRICRSILLAISDLEFTRPTIIQSRVIPIALEGKDILATAETGSGKTAAFIIPMLQRLVLSNVLTPKNGKFGFRNSTKDVTKALVLLPTRELAAQCYDVLKALTRFLNINDILLTGGIPIKEQETKLSRIPNVIISTPGRALDILLNSGRIHLDSVEIVILDEADRLLEMGFRDECVNILKFCNKNRQTMLFSATLTEETKDLVNLSLVNPIYIKMEESTKVSKTLNFEAIMIPSDELREACVLYLCETQCKSKCILFFQTKKSAHRMALIFKLLNMSCGELHGDLSQLKRFESVQKFRNGEVDYLLASELAARGLDIPGIDTVINVHLPTDVVRYIHRVGRTARMGSHGKAISVYIEEEKAKMKVLLKKTSNIDKNLGKYKRRVPLGVLKKYSEKIEAFEDQINEILINERIEKEIRLCDNSLKSAKDDNATGKRQWFRSLKDKKIASKIEFAETKQKTANYIADEHKSKVNTNKKAVKKNNKSKKK
- a CDS encoding hypothetical protein (encoded by transcript BEWA_010320A); amino-acid sequence: MVIHIVYFRLYLLLFSLCFHFVVCPNPQNADQHEGQLRGNLTRLSDTTKNTPVGANSRDIVKANTQRSVTSVPTRQNGNNQITPAKNNRNARKDNDDVTLDFTANEPNNNIESSDGIPGTIKYTGKNARITSLAGHGFHISLDSNKVVDNVFCASPFDGNITVNYEDSTYDQYILTREGFQRNDGTNDSSQNTPNSTNGKSITHGDQKSITDGSQDTLPDVAEASEAREKNKLILSIGSSDTSGIQKKSVGNIDCYRAENPSGNIIYKVEVSGKQRDLGDNYADCVVCTLRENNKVAILIAQKQLSYDWRQYTLVYSDGSIKRDVTLKVKFSSVNFEELFIQSEPEVRNNDTKCNILHNGSQAEFTSNSDKEFVLETQDKSGTKAIDIKFQEPFRFPQEMDLQSIRSRTAENNVTHVYSFKNGPILLNEKYSSNMGSSFKNLFYGYGDFNIKTSCEYFNLDSGKKPDVLFLDTITINASTIGLDVYHYNAFQVIGIKKRDVPTLLVLPNVEIFLDATETHDLVVCNSGNNVHLSLTTSVDGQIKHYLIANETTRTKYFGIKNVVDMD